The proteins below are encoded in one region of Pseudoduganella armeniaca:
- a CDS encoding chemotaxis protein CheW has translation MNTMQAAAPEGAAAETEVRQFVTFMVGDEVFAVDMTPVQEIIRVPEVVKVPLAPATLDGLANLRGKVLPIISLRRVFGYGERGWDDATRAVVIDLGQPLGFVVDKVASVVGVDVRQIEDAAGISASVRSDLVSGLLKNVGGHAMVMVLDFARLIAGEFARAVNGNGGTSLQTGGAELAEAEEDEHSDELQLVSFDVAGQEYAVPIEDVQEIVQTPEQIVQVPHALPHVLGIMLLRSRLLPLVALRRMFALPDRPADEQSRIVVVSCGGSAVGLVTDSVNEVLRVARSAVDAVPPLLAREPGMADVTQICRLDGGNRLVSIVSAGEMFRQPSIKDALQAAAQMNDSSSNEGLDATEVDADDEEQLVVFRLGREEFGVPIGSVQEIVRVPEALTHVPRAPDFVEGVINLRGSVLPVIDLRRRLGLESAERCDRQRIMVFLIDGVCTGFIVDSVAEVLKVERRAIEPAPRLSDEQSLLLARMANLEKQKRMVQLLEPQHLVARGELAALTALGQ, from the coding sequence ATGAATACGATGCAAGCAGCCGCGCCGGAGGGCGCGGCCGCCGAGACGGAAGTACGCCAGTTCGTCACCTTCATGGTGGGCGACGAGGTATTCGCCGTCGACATGACGCCGGTGCAGGAAATCATCCGTGTGCCAGAAGTAGTCAAGGTGCCGCTGGCCCCGGCCACGCTGGACGGCCTGGCCAACCTGCGCGGCAAGGTCCTGCCGATCATCAGCCTGCGCCGCGTGTTCGGCTACGGCGAACGTGGCTGGGATGACGCCACCCGAGCCGTCGTCATCGACCTAGGCCAGCCGCTGGGCTTCGTGGTCGACAAGGTCGCCAGCGTGGTCGGCGTGGACGTGCGCCAGATCGAGGACGCGGCCGGCATCAGCGCCTCCGTGCGCAGCGACCTCGTGTCCGGCCTGTTGAAGAACGTGGGCGGCCACGCGATGGTGATGGTGCTGGACTTCGCCCGGCTGATCGCCGGCGAGTTCGCCCGTGCCGTCAACGGTAACGGCGGTACGTCTCTGCAGACAGGCGGCGCCGAGCTGGCCGAGGCGGAAGAGGACGAGCACAGCGACGAGCTGCAGCTGGTCAGCTTCGACGTAGCGGGCCAGGAATACGCCGTGCCGATCGAGGACGTACAGGAAATCGTGCAGACGCCTGAACAGATCGTGCAGGTACCGCATGCGTTGCCGCACGTGCTGGGCATCATGCTGCTGCGCAGCCGCCTGTTGCCGCTGGTCGCGCTGCGCCGCATGTTCGCGTTGCCCGACCGGCCGGCCGACGAGCAAAGCCGCATCGTCGTCGTCTCGTGCGGTGGCAGCGCGGTCGGTCTCGTCACCGACAGCGTCAACGAAGTGCTGCGCGTGGCGCGCAGCGCGGTGGACGCGGTGCCGCCGCTGCTGGCGCGCGAACCGGGCATGGCCGACGTCACGCAGATTTGCCGCCTGGACGGTGGCAACCGGCTGGTGTCGATTGTCAGCGCCGGTGAAATGTTCCGTCAACCCTCGATCAAGGATGCCTTGCAGGCAGCAGCACAGATGAACGACAGCAGCAGCAACGAAGGCCTCGATGCGACCGAGGTCGATGCCGACGACGAAGAGCAACTGGTGGTGTTCCGCCTGGGCCGCGAGGAATTCGGCGTGCCGATCGGCAGCGTGCAGGAAATCGTGCGCGTACCGGAAGCGCTGACGCACGTGCCGCGCGCTCCCGATTTCGTCGAGGGTGTGATCAACCTGCGCGGCTCCGTGCTGCCCGTGATCGACCTGCGCCGCCGTCTCGGCCTGGAATCGGCCGAGCGCTGCGACCGCCAGCGCATCATGGTGTTCCTGATCGACGGCGTGTGCACCGGCTTCATCGTCGACTCCGTCGCCGAGGTGCTGAAAGTCGAGCGGCGCGCGATCGAGCCGGCGCCACGGCTGTCGGACGAGCAGTCGCTGCTGCTGGCACGCATGGCCAACCTGGAAAAGCAGAAGCGCATGGTGCAGCTCCTGGAACCGCAGCACCTGGTTGCCCGCGGCGAGCTGGCGGCACTGACGGCGCTGGGGCAGTAA
- the cheB gene encoding chemotaxis-specific protein-glutamate methyltransferase CheB encodes MKLLIVDDSALMRRQLAALFEQAGGFEVRLARNGREAVAENQAFEPDVVTLDINMPEMDGLTALSQMMVERPVPVVMLSSLTEKGALATFEALHLGAVDYVAKPGGTISTSLDEIGRQLVAKVRGAARARPRAAVAPVAKAPPAPIREARPAQAPVARPAAPAGDGVVLVGVSTGGPRTLESILPQLPATFPWPVVVAQHMPASFTLPFANRMDGLCQLKVVEANRPLPLEAGTIYICKGGADGQIVSRMGRPVLQPRPEHREHLWHPSVELLGRSALEHYAPAAVVAVMLTGMGHDGADAFAEIARRGGRTVAESEESAVVFGMPAELIRRGGAQQVLPAQQIAAQLLAWAGC; translated from the coding sequence ATGAAACTCCTGATCGTCGACGACTCGGCGCTGATGCGGCGCCAGCTGGCCGCTCTGTTCGAGCAGGCCGGCGGTTTCGAGGTGCGCCTGGCGCGCAACGGCCGCGAGGCCGTGGCGGAAAACCAGGCGTTCGAGCCGGACGTCGTCACGCTCGACATCAACATGCCGGAAATGGATGGCCTGACCGCCCTGTCGCAAATGATGGTCGAGCGCCCCGTACCGGTCGTGATGCTGTCGTCGCTGACGGAAAAAGGCGCGCTGGCCACCTTCGAGGCACTGCACCTGGGCGCGGTCGACTACGTCGCCAAGCCCGGCGGGACGATCTCGACGTCGCTGGACGAGATCGGCCGCCAGCTGGTCGCCAAGGTGCGTGGCGCCGCGCGCGCACGGCCGCGTGCTGCGGTGGCGCCTGTCGCCAAGGCACCTCCGGCACCGATACGCGAGGCACGTCCGGCGCAGGCACCCGTGGCACGCCCGGCGGCGCCGGCCGGCGACGGTGTGGTGCTGGTCGGCGTCTCGACTGGCGGTCCGCGCACGCTGGAAAGCATCCTGCCGCAACTGCCGGCCACGTTCCCGTGGCCGGTGGTGGTCGCGCAGCACATGCCGGCGTCGTTCACGCTGCCGTTCGCCAACCGGATGGACGGCTTGTGCCAGTTGAAGGTGGTGGAGGCTAACCGCCCGCTGCCGCTCGAAGCGGGCACGATCTATATCTGCAAGGGCGGCGCGGACGGCCAGATCGTCAGCCGCATGGGTCGCCCCGTGCTGCAGCCGCGGCCGGAGCACCGTGAGCACTTGTGGCACCCGTCGGTGGAGCTGCTGGGCCGCTCGGCGCTGGAGCATTACGCCCCGGCGGCCGTGGTGGCCGTGATGCTGACGGGGATGGGCCACGACGGCGCCGACGCGTTCGCCGAGATCGCCCGGCGCGGCGGCCGCACGGTGGCCGAAAGCGAGGAATCGGCGGTGGTATTCGGCATGCCCGCCGAACTGATACGACGTGGCGGCGCGCAGCAGGTTCTGCCTGCGCAGCAGATCGCCGCGCAATTGCTGGCCTGGGCCGGCTGCTGA
- a CDS encoding HEAT repeat domain-containing protein → MPLTKPRMAAPAPQADDYPVLLAALDDNAPVTRSQAALALSDHPAAAGALLARLPREDNAVVRSAIVTALTCIGNADAVSGLARCLGGEDVWLRNAAIEALRSLPEHVAPLMGHLLTDPDRDVRILALGVLDDLRHPDAERWLLHVLECDDDVSVCGAALDILAQLATPAVRGAVQALLQRFAAEPYVQFAGALVLRRIDGS, encoded by the coding sequence ATGCCTTTGACCAAACCCCGCATGGCCGCACCAGCGCCGCAGGCGGACGACTACCCCGTGCTGCTGGCAGCACTGGACGATAACGCTCCGGTAACGCGCTCGCAGGCCGCGCTGGCCCTGTCCGATCATCCCGCCGCCGCGGGCGCGCTGCTGGCACGCCTGCCGCGCGAGGACAATGCCGTCGTGCGCAGTGCCATCGTGACGGCGCTAACCTGCATCGGCAACGCCGACGCGGTCAGCGGCCTGGCGCGCTGCCTGGGCGGCGAGGACGTCTGGCTGCGCAATGCCGCCATCGAAGCGCTGCGCAGCCTGCCGGAACACGTGGCGCCGCTGATGGGCCACCTGCTGACGGACCCCGACCGCGACGTGCGCATCCTGGCGCTCGGCGTACTGGACGATCTGCGCCATCCCGACGCGGAGCGCTGGCTGCTGCACGTGCTCGAATGCGACGACGACGTCAGCGTATGCGGCGCCGCGCTGGACATCCTGGCCCAACTGGCCACGCCGGCCGTGCGCGGCGCGGTGCAGGCGCTGCTGCAGCGCTTCGCGGCCGAACCTTATGTGCAATTCGCAGGCGCGCTGGTGCTGCGCCGTATCGATGGAAGCTGA
- a CDS encoding CheR family methyltransferase, whose amino-acid sequence MSDITISSDDFERFREFFYRRSGIQFEPAKRYFVDKRLAERMRVCGCATFREYFALLRFESAGREWQALVNEMTVNETYFMREDYQFECLVDGMMPEIVAARRPGETIRIWVMPSSSGEEAYTVAMYLLERWPGIATWDVEIVSSDIDTRILAQAEAGLYSARAVQHVPKAWLQKYFTREGDCWRISEELRSAVAFTRVNLNDPAEVAAYRDYDVIFCRNLLIYFDDVSRRAAATSMFNVLRPGGFICLGHSESMSRMSSLFGIRKFPQAIVYQKPLEGK is encoded by the coding sequence ATGAGCGACATTACGATCAGCAGCGATGATTTCGAGCGCTTCCGCGAGTTCTTCTATCGCCGCAGTGGCATCCAGTTCGAACCCGCCAAGCGCTACTTCGTCGACAAGCGGCTGGCCGAGCGCATGCGTGTGTGCGGCTGCGCCACGTTCCGCGAGTATTTCGCCCTGCTGCGCTTCGAAAGCGCCGGCCGCGAATGGCAGGCGCTCGTCAACGAGATGACCGTCAACGAGACCTACTTCATGCGCGAGGACTACCAGTTCGAATGCCTGGTGGACGGCATGATGCCGGAAATCGTGGCGGCGCGCCGGCCCGGCGAGACGATCCGCATCTGGGTGATGCCTTCGTCGTCGGGAGAAGAAGCGTACACGGTGGCGATGTACCTGCTGGAGCGCTGGCCCGGCATCGCCACGTGGGACGTCGAAATCGTCTCGTCCGATATCGACACGCGCATCCTGGCACAGGCCGAAGCGGGCCTGTACTCGGCGCGCGCGGTGCAGCACGTGCCGAAGGCCTGGTTGCAGAAGTACTTCACGCGCGAAGGCGACTGCTGGCGCATCAGTGAGGAGCTGCGCAGCGCCGTCGCGTTCACCCGCGTCAACCTGAACGATCCGGCGGAAGTGGCTGCGTACCGCGATTACGACGTCATCTTTTGCCGCAACCTGCTGATCTATTTCGACGACGTCTCGCGCCGCGCGGCCGCGACGTCGATGTTCAACGTGCTGCGCCCGGGCGGCTTCATCTGCCTGGGTCATTCGGAATCGATGAGCCGCATGTCCTCGCTGTTCGGGATCCGCAAGTTCCCGCAGGCGATCGTCTACCAAAAGCCTTTGGAGGGCAAATGA
- a CDS encoding response regulator → MKHILVVDDAATVRLYHRGILEGAGFTVQEAANGAEALEKAIASVALRPFDLYVVDVNMPVMDGYAFLQALRGADVPQAPALMASTEAEDGDRARAFAAGANAYAVKPLRPEQLIREARLLMGVAA, encoded by the coding sequence ATGAAACATATCCTCGTCGTGGACGATGCCGCCACCGTGCGCCTGTACCACCGCGGCATCCTGGAAGGTGCCGGCTTCACGGTACAGGAAGCGGCCAATGGTGCCGAAGCGCTGGAGAAGGCCATCGCATCCGTGGCCCTGCGGCCGTTCGACCTGTACGTGGTCGACGTCAACATGCCCGTGATGGACGGCTACGCGTTCCTGCAGGCGCTGCGTGGCGCCGACGTGCCGCAGGCGCCCGCGCTGATGGCCAGCACCGAGGCGGAGGATGGCGACCGGGCGCGCGCGTTTGCCGCCGGTGCCAACGCCTATGCCGTGAAACCCCTGCGACCGGAGCAGCTGATCCGCGAAGCACGCCTGCTGATGGGAGTGGCGGCATGA
- a CDS encoding chemotaxis protein CheA, translating to MTTVLEQFMTEGRDFVQAIGSNLLALEKNPGDHGLMDELFRVVHTLKGNCGLFDFPDMFRVIHAAEDLMSEVRERRLAYGREIADALLDALDFITLQLDEIESDGQPGTGHGPRSTALAAALAQLAGTGAAISAAAPAAAMTGTPEQQQRLRDALAQVPAAQQREWQRDGAALTWVEYRPEAECFFKGEDPLYHVSQLAGVLWQRVLPAAPWAPLAELDPYQCNLVFQAVLDAPRADIELHFRYVPEQVWLAELPPSQEDPAAQRADAATRQAARQLVSQQRAALMDTSWVAGRVQAAVTAMRNCLGAIGDTQAVETLDTAAGAAFAASTAAPLLAWLDAFDAAPAASVSGDVESVTAAAGETTDARGRRAEDQPGARVLKVEQAKIDRLMNLIGEMVVARNGLPYLAARAEEQYGVRELAREIKAQHGVINRIVEEMQDAIMQVRMTPVSFVFQRFPRLVRDIARRLGKEVELVLEGEATEADKNVIEALADPLVHIVRNSLDHGLESPADRLAAGKPASGRLVIGARQEADRVIIEVSDDGHGIDPARIRRKAYEKGLLDEAALERISDQEAVNLVFLPGFSTAAQVSDLSGRGVGMDAVKSAVEKLNGTVTLTSTAGRGTTLQLALPLSMAVSNVMIVQSGGARYGVPMDLVAETVRLAQGGIRTIKQSQAAVLRNRVVPLHGLNALLALATPQRPNADDELAVLVLRLHGQYVGIVVDDFCDVAEVILKPMNGILDGLTAYAGSALMGDGSVLMVLNPKELLQ from the coding sequence ATGACGACCGTGCTGGAACAATTCATGACCGAGGGCCGCGACTTCGTGCAGGCCATCGGCAGCAACCTGCTGGCGCTGGAAAAGAACCCCGGCGACCATGGCCTGATGGACGAGCTGTTCCGCGTCGTCCATACGCTCAAGGGGAACTGCGGCCTGTTCGATTTCCCGGACATGTTCCGGGTCATCCACGCGGCCGAAGACCTGATGAGCGAGGTGCGCGAACGGCGCCTGGCCTATGGCCGCGAGATCGCCGACGCGCTGCTGGACGCGCTCGACTTCATCACGCTGCAGCTGGACGAAATCGAGAGCGACGGGCAGCCCGGCACGGGCCATGGCCCCCGCTCCACCGCCCTGGCGGCCGCGCTGGCCCAGCTGGCCGGCACCGGCGCGGCGATCAGCGCCGCGGCACCGGCCGCCGCCATGACCGGCACGCCGGAACAGCAGCAGCGCCTGCGCGACGCCCTGGCCCAGGTACCGGCTGCGCAGCAGCGCGAATGGCAACGCGATGGCGCGGCGCTGACGTGGGTCGAATACCGGCCCGAGGCCGAATGCTTCTTCAAGGGCGAGGACCCGCTGTACCACGTCAGCCAGTTGGCCGGCGTGCTGTGGCAGCGTGTGTTGCCGGCCGCGCCGTGGGCGCCGCTGGCGGAACTCGATCCGTACCAGTGCAACCTGGTGTTCCAGGCGGTGCTGGACGCGCCCCGTGCCGACATCGAACTGCACTTCCGCTATGTGCCGGAGCAGGTCTGGCTGGCCGAACTGCCACCCTCGCAGGAAGACCCGGCGGCGCAACGGGCCGATGCCGCCACGCGGCAGGCGGCGCGCCAGCTGGTCAGCCAGCAGCGCGCCGCACTGATGGATACGAGCTGGGTGGCTGGCCGGGTGCAGGCCGCCGTGACGGCAATGCGCAACTGCCTGGGGGCGATCGGCGATACCCAAGCCGTCGAGACACTGGACACGGCCGCCGGTGCGGCGTTCGCGGCCAGCACCGCGGCGCCGCTGCTGGCCTGGCTCGACGCATTCGACGCGGCGCCGGCGGCGTCCGTTTCCGGCGACGTCGAAAGCGTCACCGCCGCCGCCGGCGAGACCACCGATGCGCGTGGCCGCCGTGCCGAGGACCAGCCGGGCGCGCGCGTGCTGAAGGTCGAGCAGGCCAAGATCGACCGGCTGATGAACCTGATCGGCGAGATGGTGGTGGCGCGCAACGGCCTGCCCTACCTGGCGGCGCGCGCCGAGGAGCAGTATGGCGTGCGCGAACTGGCGCGCGAGATCAAGGCGCAGCACGGCGTCATCAACCGCATCGTCGAGGAGATGCAGGACGCGATCATGCAGGTGCGCATGACGCCGGTGTCGTTCGTGTTCCAGCGCTTCCCGCGCCTGGTGCGCGACATTGCGCGCCGCCTGGGCAAGGAGGTGGAACTGGTGCTGGAAGGCGAAGCCACGGAGGCGGACAAGAACGTCATCGAGGCCCTGGCCGACCCGCTCGTGCACATCGTGCGCAACAGCCTCGATCACGGCCTGGAAAGCCCGGCCGACCGGCTGGCCGCGGGCAAACCCGCCAGCGGCCGCCTGGTGATCGGCGCGCGCCAGGAGGCGGACCGGGTAATCATCGAGGTGAGCGACGACGGCCACGGCATCGACCCGGCGCGCATCCGCCGCAAGGCCTACGAAAAAGGCCTGCTGGACGAGGCGGCGCTGGAGCGCATCAGCGACCAGGAAGCGGTCAACCTGGTGTTCCTGCCGGGCTTCTCGACGGCGGCGCAGGTGTCCGACCTGTCCGGCCGCGGCGTCGGCATGGACGCGGTGAAGAGCGCCGTCGAAAAGCTGAACGGCACGGTGACGCTCACGAGTACCGCCGGCCGCGGTACCACCTTGCAGCTGGCGCTGCCGCTGTCGATGGCGGTCAGCAACGTGATGATCGTGCAGTCGGGCGGCGCGCGCTATGGCGTGCCGATGGACCTGGTGGCCGAGACGGTGCGCCTGGCCCAGGGCGGGATCCGCACGATCAAGCAGAGCCAGGCCGCCGTGCTGCGCAACCGCGTAGTGCCGCTGCACGGGCTGAACGCCCTGCTGGCGCTGGCCACGCCGCAACGGCCCAACGCCGACGACGAGCTGGCGGTACTGGTGCTGCGCCTGCATGGCCAGTACGTGGGCATCGTCGTCGACGACTTCTGCGATGTCGCGGAAGTCATCCTGAAACCGATGAACGGCATCCTGGACGGCCTGACCGCCTATGCCGGCTCGGCACTGATGGGCGACGGTTCCGTGCTCATGGTGCTCAACCCGAAGGAGCTGCTGCAATGA
- a CDS encoding STAS domain-containing protein: MTMAIQDGTLACAGALTVEEAETLLQMIQTDGVVAVDLAGCEQVHAACLQVLMAARLPIAGWPLNNELARWLRAALHFQGA; this comes from the coding sequence ATGACGATGGCAATACAGGACGGCACGCTGGCATGCGCCGGCGCGCTGACGGTGGAGGAAGCGGAAACGCTGCTGCAAATGATACAGACGGACGGCGTCGTCGCTGTCGACCTGGCCGGCTGCGAACAGGTGCATGCCGCCTGCCTGCAGGTGCTGATGGCGGCGCGCCTGCCCATCGCCGGCTGGCCCCTAAACAACGAACTGGCGCGCTGGTTGCGCGCCGCACTACACTTTCAAGGAGCATGA
- a CDS encoding response regulator — protein MAKTILVVDDSGTMVLSLKNNLEIAGFTVVTASDGVKGLEKLTAAPKPDLIITDINMPNMNGIEFIGKARAMPGFRFTPILVLTTESQQARRDEAKKLGATGWMVKPVGGADLLKIVKQVLPGA, from the coding sequence ATGGCAAAGACGATTCTCGTCGTGGACGATTCGGGCACGATGGTGCTGAGCCTGAAGAACAACCTGGAGATCGCCGGTTTCACGGTGGTCACCGCCAGCGATGGCGTCAAGGGTCTGGAAAAGCTGACGGCTGCGCCGAAGCCGGACCTGATCATCACCGACATCAACATGCCGAACATGAACGGCATCGAATTCATCGGCAAGGCACGCGCGATGCCGGGCTTCCGCTTCACGCCAATCCTGGTGCTGACGACGGAAAGCCAGCAGGCCCGCCGCGACGAGGCCAAGAAACTGGGTGCGACCGGCTGGATGGTCAAGCCGGTCGGCGGCGCCGACCTGCTGAAGATCGTCAAGCAGGTCTTGCCGGGAGCGTGA
- a CDS encoding methyl-accepting chemotaxis protein: MDRLRSLPRRLAQRLPRWRSAPRRAAQAPAGGRTGAELAQAQLALDSHIDRKLEEVVADTELSAQAIVHHVRQLYDSAAAVMRYLDLSDQGSQQIGHDIHDSVRQLVEVRSFLETLPAKVERDQQAMQELTREITALNSQVEAVQSIAMQSHLLAINAAIEASRAGEAGRAFKVVAEEVRVLASNSHSAAQNIRTGLAQAREVVSTRLRASQDESAQQLATVASSRGAIGKLEDSFEDMTQYYKTRFTVLARHNEELTSGIADVLGQTQFQDVVRQLIERARATIDRRNVTVQQALALLPDSPAAAQHVQDMQALLDSFLAEEASHTHSARLDEAAQSDGPSIELF; the protein is encoded by the coding sequence ATGGATCGGCTTCGCAGCCTGCCCCGGCGGCTGGCGCAGCGCCTGCCACGCTGGCGCAGCGCACCACGGCGCGCCGCGCAGGCACCGGCGGGTGGGCGCACGGGTGCCGAGCTGGCCCAGGCGCAGCTCGCGCTCGACAGTCATATCGACCGCAAGCTCGAGGAGGTCGTCGCCGACACGGAGCTGTCGGCCCAGGCGATCGTCCATCACGTGCGCCAGCTGTACGATTCAGCCGCCGCGGTGATGCGCTACCTGGACCTGTCCGACCAGGGCTCCCAGCAGATCGGCCATGACATCCATGACAGCGTGCGGCAGCTGGTCGAGGTGCGCTCTTTCCTGGAGACGTTGCCTGCCAAGGTCGAACGGGACCAGCAGGCCATGCAGGAGCTCACGCGGGAGATCACCGCGCTGAACTCGCAGGTCGAAGCGGTCCAGTCGATCGCCATGCAGTCGCACCTGCTGGCGATCAATGCGGCGATCGAAGCCAGCCGCGCCGGCGAGGCGGGGCGCGCGTTCAAGGTCGTGGCCGAGGAAGTGCGGGTACTGGCGTCGAACTCGCATTCGGCCGCCCAGAACATCCGCACCGGCCTGGCCCAGGCACGCGAGGTCGTCTCGACCAGGCTGCGCGCCAGCCAGGACGAATCGGCCCAGCAGCTGGCAACGGTTGCCAGTTCGCGCGGCGCCATCGGCAAGCTGGAGGACAGCTTCGAGGACATGACGCAGTACTACAAGACGCGCTTCACGGTGCTGGCGCGGCACAACGAGGAGCTCACGTCCGGCATCGCCGACGTGCTGGGCCAGACCCAGTTCCAGGACGTGGTGCGCCAGCTGATCGAGCGGGCCCGCGCCACCATCGACCGCCGCAACGTGACCGTGCAGCAGGCGCTGGCACTGTTGCCGGACAGTCCGGCCGCGGCGCAGCACGTGCAGGACATGCAGGCGCTGCTCGACAGCTTCCTGGCCGAGGAAGCATCCCACACGCACTCGGCCCGCCTGGACGAGGCGGCGCAGAGCGACGGCCCGAGCATCGAGCTGTTCTAG
- a CDS encoding response regulator, translating into MAVILIADDDVWFRRLLAQMLKKEGHEAVEAVDGADALAKMRTQRPDAVIMDMLMPNMDGADAIVQMRQQGLGIPIVAMSGGRRAVTSEFNLESARLLGAQAGLPKPFTAAQLRAALGEVLR; encoded by the coding sequence ATGGCAGTAATACTTATCGCCGATGACGACGTCTGGTTCCGCCGTCTCCTGGCACAAATGCTGAAGAAGGAAGGCCACGAAGCCGTCGAGGCGGTCGATGGCGCGGATGCCCTGGCCAAGATGCGCACGCAGCGTCCCGACGCGGTCATCATGGACATGCTGATGCCGAACATGGACGGCGCCGATGCCATCGTCCAGATGCGGCAGCAGGGCCTGGGTATTCCCATCGTCGCCATGTCGGGCGGGCGGCGCGCGGTCACGTCCGAATTCAACCTGGAGTCGGCGCGTCTGCTCGGCGCGCAGGCGGGCCTGCCCAAGCCTTTCACCGCAGCCCAATTGCGCGCGGCGCTCGGCGAAGTGCTGCGCTGA
- a CDS encoding alpha/beta fold hydrolase produces the protein MSVIKRNNVRVSGTGSRAIVFAHGFGCDQAMWRLVAPAFEPHYRVVLFDHLGAGGSDLSSYDPACYDRLEAYADDVVAICDALHLERPIFVGHSVSAMIGIVAAVRNPLRLGQLVLVGPSPCYINDDGYVGGYTRADIEALLDFLDDNYVAWARMMAPTIMGNTDRPELGTELQDSFCLTDPTAARQFARVTFLSDTRSELDKVQVPTLILQCDQDAIAPAAVGDYVHAAMRGSTLVRMKATGHCPHLSAPEETIAAIRTYLDRQ, from the coding sequence ATGTCCGTCATCAAACGAAACAATGTTCGCGTCAGCGGCACAGGCAGCCGCGCGATCGTCTTTGCCCATGGATTCGGCTGCGACCAGGCCATGTGGCGCCTGGTGGCGCCGGCTTTCGAACCGCATTACCGGGTCGTCCTGTTCGATCATCTCGGCGCAGGTGGCTCCGACCTGTCCAGCTACGATCCGGCCTGCTACGACCGGCTGGAAGCTTATGCGGACGACGTGGTCGCGATCTGCGACGCCCTGCACCTGGAGCGCCCGATCTTCGTCGGTCACTCGGTGTCGGCCATGATCGGCATCGTGGCGGCGGTACGCAATCCGCTGCGCCTTGGGCAACTGGTGCTGGTCGGACCGTCACCATGCTATATCAATGACGACGGCTATGTCGGCGGCTACACCCGCGCCGACATCGAGGCGCTGCTGGATTTCCTCGACGATAACTACGTGGCCTGGGCGCGCATGATGGCACCCACCATCATGGGCAACACCGACCGTCCCGAACTCGGCACGGAACTGCAGGACAGCTTCTGCCTGACCGATCCTACCGCGGCACGCCAGTTCGCCCGTGTCACGTTCCTGTCCGACACCCGTTCGGAACTGGACAAGGTGCAGGTGCCCACCCTGATCCTGCAATGCGACCAGGATGCGATCGCACCGGCTGCCGTCGGCGATTACGTGCATGCCGCCATGCGCGGCAGTACCCTGGTCCGAATGAAGGCGACCGGCCATTGTCCGCATCTGAGCGCACCCGAGGAAACCATCGCGGCCATCCGCACCTACCTGGATCGTCAATGA